The DNA region GTCGTGGACTTGGTCATGACGTTCTCCCTTGTGTGTTCATGTCATGCGGATCTTTGGTCAGGCGGATTGGGTCAGGGGATGCACATCGCGCTCAGCCCAGCTCAGCGCGACCTCGTCGCCGGGGCTGAAGGGGTTCTCCGCGAACACATCGTCGGCGACGAGCGCCGTGAGCTCTTGGGCCTCGCGCGCCTCGAGCGACAAATGCACATGGGTGCCCTGGTATTCGACGGCGCGCACGGTTGCCGGAAGGTGAGGTTCGCCATTCGCGGCGCGAGCCACGGCGATGCGGTCGGCGCGCACTGCGATCGCGCCGGCAGCGGTCGGCAATACATTGTGGCCGCCGATGAATCTCGCGACGAACTCGGTCTTCGGGGCGTTGAACACTTCGCGCGGCGAGCCGATCTGCTCGATCCTGCCGCCGTTCATGATCACCAGCATGTCGGCGATCGCCATGGCCTCGTCCTGGCTGTGCGTCACATGCACGAAGACGATGCCGAGCTCCTGCTGCAGGCGGCGCAGCTCGGTGCGCACCCTGATGCGCAGGAAGGGGTCGAGGGCCGAGAGCGGCTCATCGAGCAGCAGCACTTGCGGCTTGGTGATCAGAGCGCGCGCCAGCGCCACGCGCTGCTGCTGGCCTCCCGAGAGCTGGGCCGGCAGGCGCGCCGCATAGGCTTCCATGTCGACGAGGCGCAGGAGGTCGAGCGCCTTGGCGCGCCGCTCGCCCTTGTCGACGCCCTTCATCTTCAAGGAGAAGGCGACATTGTCGATGCAGGAGAGATGCGGAAACAAGGCATAGCTCTGGAACATCATCGCCGTGCCGCGCCGTGCCGGCGGCAGGTCGGTGACGTTCGCCGGCCCGATCAGGATATCGCCGCCCGACGCCGCCTCATGGCCAGCGATCATGCGCAAGGTCGAGGTCTTGCCGCAGCCCGAAGGGCCGAGCAGGCAGCAATAGGCGCCGGCCGCGATGCGCAGATCAATCGCATCGACCGCGACGACCGGCCCATAGCGCTTGGTGACCTTGACGAGTTCGACGCCCGATTGGCTCATGCTTGCTGCCGGTTGTGACGACATCCGGTTTTGCAAGCCCTGTGCCATGGCGATCTCTCACCGCCTGCGCGGATCCCTAGGACCGCGGGCATCCTGCCCACCCTTGAGCCGGTAAGGCCCCCCGCACCATTCGATAGGAAGGGCGACCGAGACGGTCGCGGTCCCAGGGCCGCGCCGGCGCCCTTCATCTCGCCGGCGGGCCTGCCATATCGTTGATCAACCTGCTCCGATCATGGGCATGCCGACGCCTTGCGTTCGATCATCCGGAGGGCCGCCATCACGAGAATGCGAGGGCTGCGGTGGGACCGCGACCGTCTCGGTCGCTCTTTTTCCCGGCGCCGCGCGGGCCGCGTGGTCTCAAGGGTGAGCGGGACGCCTCCCCAGGTGTCCCGCAATCCCCGGATCAAGTCCGGGGAGGGCGAGGTGAAAGGGACCTCGTTCCATCGCTAACGGCGAAGCAGGCCGGCCTCCTCCTCATGCATTGCCGCGGTCTTCGCGCCACAGATCGAGCTTCTCCTGAATCGGCCTGTCCGAGCAGGAGAACAGCACGGCCTCGCTATCCGTCTCATGCGTGAACCATTTCCAGCTCGGCACCACGAAGATATCCTTCGGCCCCCATTCCAGGACCCGGTCGCCGATGCGGGTGCGGCCGCGTCCCTCGATCGGCACGATCACGGTGGCGTCGGTCGAGCGATAGCGCGAGGTGCGGAATCCCTTGGGCAGCAGTTGGATGAAGGCGCCGATGGTCGGCATGGCGTAATCGCCCGAGACCGGGTTTGTGTAGCGCAGCTTCAGCCCATGGCAGGCATCCCACTCGTCGCGCGCCTTTATGCGCTCGAGCGCGGCGCGCGTCTCGGCATAGGGGTAGTTGAACACCGGCGAGGTCTTGCCCGAACGCTTGAGGTCGACGGGCAGCAGGTTATGGCCATAGCGCGCGAAACTGTCGCCTTCGGGCCTTGTGATCTTCTGCTCATCCTCGTCGAGGCCTTCGGCGAAGGAGGCGTCGAAGAATTGCACGACCGGGATGTCGAGGCCGTCGAGCCAGAACATCGGATCGGCAGTGCTGTTGCCGTGATCGTGCCAGGTCATGGAGGGCGTGATCACGAAATCGCCGGGCTCCATATTGGTGCGCTCGCCGTCGACTGCCGTATGCGCACCCTTGCCTTCGAGCACGAAGCGCAGCGCCGATTGCGAATGGCGATGGGCAGGCGCGACCTCGCCCGGCATGACGAGCTGCACCCCGGCATAGAGCGAAGTCGTGATCTTCGACTGGCCGCGCAGCCCCGGATTTTCGAGGATCAGCACCCGCCGCTCGGCTTCTTTCGCCGTGATCAGCGCGCTCGCCTTCATCATATGGGCGCGGATGGCGTCGAAACGCCACAAGGCCGGGACGCAGGCGCTTTTCGGCTCGGGCGTGATGAGGGCGCCCATCACGTTCCACAGAGCCGTGAGGTTCTCGCCGTCGATTTCGCGATAGAACGCCTCGCGCTCTAGCGTCTGCTGCACCGGGTGATCCATTTGGGCCTCCTCCGTCTACCGGCCGGCCTCCAAAAAAGGGCTCTGAGAGCGAGGCTCGGCCATAAATTCAGTATACTGAATGACTTTCAGCATATAGACAGTATGCTGTCAACCTGACGAGGACGCTCATGCAAGGCTCGAGGATGAAACTGATTGGCTATTTCCGCAGCAGCGCCGCCTATCGGGTGCGCATCGCGCTCAACCTGAAGGGGGTGACGGTCGAGCACGCCTTCCGCCATCTGCGCAAGGGCGAGCAGCGCGCAGAGGACTATCTGACGCTCAACCCGCTGGGGCTGGTGCCGACCTTGCTGCTCGATGATGGGCAGGTGCTGACCCAATCGATCGCCATCATCGAATGGCTCGACGAGACACAGCCTCAGCCGCCCTTGCTGCCTGCGGAGCCGCTGGCGCGCGCCAAGGTCCGCGCTTTCGCCCTGGCCATCGCTTGCGACACCCACCCCGTGCAGAATCTGCGTGTCTTGAATCGCCTCCGGGAACTTGGTCATGCGGAAGATATCGTCACCGCCTGGGCCGGCTGGGCCAATGAAGAGGGGCTCACGGCCTGCGAGGCGCTCATCGCCCACGTGAAGGGGCCGTTCTGCTTCGGCGCGGCGCCGACCCTTGCCGATATCTGCCTCGTGCCGCAATTGGGCAATGCGCGCCGCTTCAAGGTCGATGTGTCGCGCTTCAAGCGCCTGCTCGAGGCGGAGGCCGCGTGCTTGCGGCTTGCGGCCTTCAGCGACGCCGCCCCCGAGCGCCAACCCGACGCGGAGTGATCGCATGTCGATGGACGACGTCTATTCGAAGCCCGGCTACCTGTTCCGCCGGGCGCAGCAGATCGCGGTGGCGATCTTCATGGAGGAATGCGCCGCGCTCGACCTGACGCCCGTCCAATATGCGGCGCTCGTCGCCATCCGCGAGCATGCGGGCCTCGACGCCACCCGCCTTTCGGCGCTCGTCGCCTTCGACCGCTCGACGCTCGGCGACGTGCTGGAGCGGCTGGAACAGAAGAACTTCATCCTGCGCCAGCCGAGCCCGGAGGATAAGCGCGTCAAGCTGCTGCATCCGACGCCGCGCGGCCGCAAGGTGCTCACCGACGTGATGCCGGCCATGGAGAGGGCGCAGGCGCGCATGCTCGCACCCCTGAAGCCGTCCGACCGGCAATTGCTGCTGCGGCTGCTCGGCGAGCTCGTCGAGGGCAATAACGAGGTGTCGCGCGCCCCGCTGCGGGCAGGCTCGGCGCGGCGGGGGTGAGGGCGCGCGCCTTCCCTCTCCCGCGCTCTTCGCGCGGGAGAGGGTGGCCGAACGTAGTGAGGACGGGTGAGGGGGGATCGCGGTTCCGCTGATCGGGAGCGGTCTTAGGGCCGCGAGCGGCAGCTGAGCGGATGAGGACTATGGTGATGCGCTTCAGCAGCGCCCCTCATCCGCCCTCCCCCCGGAACAAGAGTCCGGGGGTCGGGCACCTTCTCCCGCCAAGTGCGGGAGAAGGAAAAGCGCCGCCCTACTTCACCGACGAGAACGCCGTGGGCTGCAGGATCAGGTTGCTCAGCGAGGTGAGGATCGGGCCGTCCTTCTCGGTCTCGGCGCGCTTGGTGATCCATTCGGGATCGTTCTGGAAGGCATTCCATTTCTGCTCGCGCTCGGCGAGCGAACTCCATTCGAGAAGATAATAGAGATCATTGTTGGAATCGCCGATGGCGACGGTCCAGAAGCCTGCCTGGCGGATGCCGTGGCGCTTCCACAGATCCAGCGTGATGGTTTCGAAGCGCTTGAGCAGCGCCGGCAGCCGGCCTGGCGCGCAATGATAGATTCGCAGCTCATGGATCATCGTCATCACCTGTTTGCAGATATGCGTCATGGCGCCGGATCGGCGAGCGGGCGCCAGCTTCCATATTTCGGATGGTTCGCAGCGATCGGCAAGGAGACGGGGCTGCTGGTCTCGGCAGCGTGATAGAGCGCCGTGATCAGCTCGAGCGAGCGGCGCGCATCGGCGAGCGTGACGGGCAGCGCTCCGCCGCTTTCGAGCGCCCGGTGGTAAGCCTGCATCAGCCCCTCGAAGCGCGGCGCGACCTCCGACCAGCCTGCGAGTGCCTTCTCGATGCGGGCCTCCGCCTCGGGCGAGGTCGCGATGATCTGCCAGGGATCATCGCCAGGCGCATAGGGCGCAAGCGAGCTCTCGAAGGTGACATGCTCGAAGCAGAGGCGCAGGCGGCTGATCTCTTTCGCGGAGCCCAAGGTCGCTGCGAGCGAGGCCAGCGCCCCGCTCTGGAGCACCAGGCTCGCCACCGCGCAATCCTCGACCTCGATCGTGTTCGCGCGCGTCGCGGTGCGGGCGAAGACCGAGGCGATGTCGCCCATCAGATAGGTCAGGATGTCATGGGAATGGATCGCATGGGTGAGGAGGACGCCGCCGAGCTCGGTCTCCCAGCGGCCGCGCCAGGGCACGGAGTAATATTTGGCGCCGCGCATCCAGGCGGTCTCGACGGTTCCAAGATAAGCCTTGCCGGCAAGCCCGAGCTCGACGATGCGCTTCGCCTTCTGCAAGCCGTTGCCGTAGCGGTATTGGAAGATCGGCATGATGCGGCCTTTGGCCTTGGCTTCGGCCGCGGCCAGCCGGTCGACATCGGCGAGCGAGCCGACCAGCGGCTTCTCGCAGACGACCTGCTTGCCGGCCGCGAGCGCCGCCATGACTTGCGGAAAATGCAGCGAAGGCGGTGTCGCGATGTCGACGATATCGACGTCCTGCATGGCGAGCACCTCGTCGAAGGAGGTGGTGCGGCGCGGCACGGCGAATTCATCGCCGACCGTCGCCAGCCGCTCCTCGTTCAGGTCGCAGAGCGCCTTGACCTCGAACTTGTCTTGCAGGCGTGAATAGCCCTCCGCGATATGGCTGCGGCCGATGCCGCATCCGATGACCGCGACGCTCCAGCGTTTCGACATGATCTCTCTTTCCTGCGCGGTTTCAGTGTCGCCTGCGGCTCAGCGCCGCTCGGCCATGGCCTGCCCGGTTAGGGCGAGCTCCATGGCCTTGAAG from Rhizobiales bacterium GAS188 includes:
- a CDS encoding putative spermidine/putrescine transport system ATP-binding protein, producing the protein MAQGLQNRMSSQPAASMSQSGVELVKVTKRYGPVVAVDAIDLRIAAGAYCCLLGPSGCGKTSTLRMIAGHEAASGGDILIGPANVTDLPPARRGTAMMFQSYALFPHLSCIDNVAFSLKMKGVDKGERRAKALDLLRLVDMEAYAARLPAQLSGGQQQRVALARALITKPQVLLLDEPLSALDPFLRIRVRTELRRLQQELGIVFVHVTHSQDEAMAIADMLVIMNGGRIEQIGSPREVFNAPKTEFVARFIGGHNVLPTAAGAIAVRADRIAVARAANGEPHLPATVRAVEYQGTHVHLSLEAREAQELTALVADDVFAENPFSPGDEVALSWAERDVHPLTQSA
- a CDS encoding gentisate 1,2-dioxygenase, with the translated sequence MDHPVQQTLEREAFYREIDGENLTALWNVMGALITPEPKSACVPALWRFDAIRAHMMKASALITAKEAERRVLILENPGLRGQSKITTSLYAGVQLVMPGEVAPAHRHSQSALRFVLEGKGAHTAVDGERTNMEPGDFVITPSMTWHDHGNSTADPMFWLDGLDIPVVQFFDASFAEGLDEDEQKITRPEGDSFARYGHNLLPVDLKRSGKTSPVFNYPYAETRAALERIKARDEWDACHGLKLRYTNPVSGDYAMPTIGAFIQLLPKGFRTSRYRSTDATVIVPIEGRGRTRIGDRVLEWGPKDIFVVPSWKWFTHETDSEAVLFSCSDRPIQEKLDLWREDRGNA
- a CDS encoding maleylacetoacetate isomerase → MQGSRMKLIGYFRSSAAYRVRIALNLKGVTVEHAFRHLRKGEQRAEDYLTLNPLGLVPTLLLDDGQVLTQSIAIIEWLDETQPQPPLLPAEPLARAKVRAFALAIACDTHPVQNLRVLNRLRELGHAEDIVTAWAGWANEEGLTACEALIAHVKGPFCFGAAPTLADICLVPQLGNARRFKVDVSRFKRLLEAEAACLRLAAFSDAAPERQPDAE
- a CDS encoding transcriptional regulator, MarR family codes for the protein MSMDDVYSKPGYLFRRAQQIAVAIFMEECAALDLTPVQYAALVAIREHAGLDATRLSALVAFDRSTLGDVLERLEQKNFILRQPSPEDKRVKLLHPTPRGRKVLTDVMPAMERAQARMLAPLKPSDRQLLLRLLGELVEGNNEVSRAPLRAGSARRG
- a CDS encoding NIPSNAP protein, with the protein product MTHICKQVMTMIHELRIYHCAPGRLPALLKRFETITLDLWKRHGIRQAGFWTVAIGDSNNDLYYLLEWSSLAEREQKWNAFQNDPEWITKRAETEKDGPILTSLSNLILQPTAFSSVK
- a CDS encoding Predicted dehydrogenase; the protein is MSKRWSVAVIGCGIGRSHIAEGYSRLQDKFEVKALCDLNEERLATVGDEFAVPRRTTSFDEVLAMQDVDIVDIATPPSLHFPQVMAALAAGKQVVCEKPLVGSLADVDRLAAAEAKAKGRIMPIFQYRYGNGLQKAKRIVELGLAGKAYLGTVETAWMRGAKYYSVPWRGRWETELGGVLLTHAIHSHDILTYLMGDIASVFARTATRANTIEVEDCAVASLVLQSGALASLAATLGSAKEISRLRLCFEHVTFESSLAPYAPGDDPWQIIATSPEAEARIEKALAGWSEVAPRFEGLMQAYHRALESGGALPVTLADARRSLELITALYHAAETSSPVSLPIAANHPKYGSWRPLADPAP